Within Microbaculum marinisediminis, the genomic segment GTTTTGTATGTCATAAGTGAATTCTGTCTATGTTTATTCAGTATTTTATTGTGGGTGTGGGCCATAAAATTCCTGCTGAAAAGTATAAGAAGATACCCTAGCGCTGAAAATATAATAATTTTACTTATTGAGAGTTGTATGGTTTCGTATACGTTGTTGGGTGTTAAGAGAGGCCACTTGTGCACAAATACTGCGGCAATGGCATAACTCGCTATTGTAGCAGCAAAGACTAGCGTCCAAAATCGCCATTTTTTTGCTTCAGAATCGTGTTCATTGGCTTCGTTGGAGAAGTATATCGCTTCTTGAGATACGCCTTGTTCAGCCGCAACTTTTCGTATTTCTTCCAGTAAATTTTGGGCCTGTTCAGACTGGCTCGTGATGTCCTCTATTAGTTGGTTGGTGTTATCTCGTATTGATTGTACGGAAGCGCGGGCTTCTGTTTCAAGGCGATTCAAATCAGTAGTCCGGCTTGCGGCATATGCGATGATCGGAGATAATTGATCAAATGCCCCTTGGTAGAAGCTAGTTACGCGCGAAATTAGACTATTTCTATTATTTATTGCGTTCCCGTCTCCAACATTTTCAATCGACCAGTTTGCGATTTCTTCAAGTGTATTGTAAAAAGAATTAGATTGTTTCAATATTATATCTAATTTATTGTCTGGGAAGTCAGATAGAATGCTTGTTGGTATCTGCTTGAATAGCTGTATTACTTTCTTGGTTGGCTCTACGACGTCTGAAAAATTAAGCGACTCTCCAAGTCTCTCGGTTTGTGGAAGCGATTGAACATCGAATTTTTGTACTCTAGATAAAGCTGCTTCAGCTTCTTGTTTCTTTTCGGTCATGGTGCGCCCCGTAATTCAAATTAGGTGGCCTAGCCTAGGTGCCTTAAATTATTGCAGGACAATTATGAGGGGTTGAGCCGCTTAATTTCAAGATATGGTTTCATACCTCTCTAGCGTTGCATTGCGTGCGTGCTTGTACGCTTTAACTACGCTCGATTCTGGGTCCGGCAGTTTTGTAGATTGAACTGATCTTGGGTAACGTCGGCGCCGGATGTTGCCGACCGTCACTCACCCTCATGAAAGAAATCGTACACCTGCCGCGCCATCTGGGCGCTGATGCCCGGCGCTGCCTCGAGGTCGGCGAGGCCGGCGCGGCTGACCGCCTTGGCGGAGCCGAAATGGCGTAGCAGCGCGCGCTTGCGGGTCGGGCCGATGCCGGGGATCTCGTCGAGCGGGTTGGCGGCGAGCGCCTTCTTGCGGCGGGCGCGGTGAGAGCCGATGGCGAAGCGGTGCGCCTCGTCGCGCAGGCGCTGGACGAAGTAGAGCACCGGATCGCGCGGGGCGAGGCGGAAGGGCTGGCGGCCTGGGATGTGGAACTCCTCGCGGCCGGCATCGCGGTCGAGACCCTTGGCGATGGCGACCAGCGGAACGTCCTCCAGCCCGAGTTCGGCCATCACCGCGCGGGCGGCGGACAGCTGGCCCTGGCCACCGTCGATCAGCACCAGATCGGGCCAGGGAGAGTCGTCGTCCTCGACGACGTCGAGGATACCCGGATCATCCGTCGAGACGGGCGCATCCGCGCCGTCTTCGGGATGAGGGGGGGCGGCCTGGTCGGGGGCGTCCCCACCGCCCGGTGCGCGGCCGGTTTCCTTCAACAGCCGCTTGAAGCGCCGGGTCAGGACCTCGCGCATCATGGCGTAGTCGTCGCCCGGCGTCAGGTCGGCGCCCTTGATGTTGAACTTGCGGTACTGGCCCTTCTCGAAGCCTTCCGGCCCGGCGACGACCATGCCGCCGACCGCGTTGGTGCCCATGATGTGGGAGTTGTCGTAGACCTCGACACGGCGCGGGGCATCGTCGAGGCCGAAGGCCTCGGCGACGCCGGCGAGCAGGCGGGCCTGCGAGGCGCTTTCGGCGAGGCGGCGACCGAGCGCCTCCTTCGCGTTCGACAGCGCGTGCTCGACCAGCTCGCGCTTCTCGCCGCGCTTGGGCACCGCGACCTCGACCTTGTGCCCGGCGTTGAGCGACAGCGCCTCGCACAGCAGTGCCATCTCCTCGATCTCGTCGGACAGGAGGATCAGGCGCGGCACCGGCTTGTCGTCGTAGAACTGGGCGATGAAGGCGCCGAGCACCTCGGCGGCGTCGAGCGACTTGTCGGCGCGCGGGAAGTAGGCGCGGTTGCCCCAGTTCTGGCCGGTGCGGAAGAAGAACACCTGGATGCAGGTCTGGCCGCCGTCCTGGTGCACGGCGAAGACGTCGGCCTCGTCGACGGTCTGCGGGTTGATGCCCTGGTGCGCCTGGACGTGGGACAGCGCGGCGAGGCGGTCGCGGTAGACGGCGGCGGTCTCGAACTCGAGGCGCTCGGCGGCCGCCTCCATCTGGTGCGCCAGGTCCTCGCGCACCGCCCGGCTCTTGCCCGACAGGAAAGCCTCGGCCTCCTTGACCAGAACGGCATAGTCCTCGAGCGAGATCTCGGCCGTGCAGGGCGCCGCGCAACGCTTGATCTGATAGAGCAGGCAGGGCCGCGTCCGGCTCTCGTAGACGGAATCCGAGCACGACCTGAGCAGGAACGCGCGCTGCAGGGCGTTGATCGTGCGCCCGACCGCGCCGGCCGAGGCGAAGGGGCCGAAATAGTCGCCCTTGCGGTTCCGGGCGCCGCGATGCTTGACGATCTGCGGGGCGGGGTGGTCGCGGGTGATCAGGATGTAGGGGAACGACTTGTCGTCGCGCAGCAGCACGTTGTAGCGCGGGCGCAGGCGCTTGATCAGGTTGGCTTCCAGCAGCAGCGCCTCGGTCTCCGTCTGGGTGGAGACGAATTCCATCGCCGCGGTCTCGGCGATCATGCGGGCGATGCGCTGGGTCTGGCCGCCGATGCGGGCGTAGTTTCCGACGCGCTTCTTCAGGCTGCGCGCCTTGCCGACGTAGAGCACGTCGCCCTTGCGGTCGAGCATGCGGTAGACGCCGGGGCCGTTCGGCAGGCGCCTGACCATGGCCGCGATCACCGAAGGCCCGGTGCGGGCCGGCGTCTCGGTGGTGTCGGTCGTCTCGGTCGTGTCGGGCTGGTTGGTGTCCGCGCTCATGGAGTATCGCCGGACGCGTCGCCCCGGCCCATCCGGGGAAAGGCGCCTATTCTTTGATGCCTACGACGTCCGGGGTTTCCCAGGCAAGGTGCTGGCCGCCGTCGACGACCAGCATCTGGCCCGTCACCGAGGGCGATTCAAGCAGGAAACGGGTCGCCTCGGCGATCTCCATGACGGTCGGCCCGCGATGCAGCAGGACGGCGTCCTGCTGGCGGTGGAAATCGTCCATGCTCTGGCGCACGTTGGGCAGCGTAGGGCCGGGCGCGACGGCGTTGACCCGGATGGTGGGGGCAAGCCCCTGCGCGAGCATGCGCGTCGCCGACCACAGCGCCTCCTTCGATACCGCGTAGGAGAAGAACATCGGCGTGGGCTTCAGCACCCGCTGGTCGATCAGGTTGACGATCGCGCCGGTCTTGCCGGAGGGCAGGGCGGCGGCGAAATGCCGGGCGAGCAGCACCGGCGCGCGCAGGTTGACGTCGAGCTGCAGGTCCCAGTGCTCGGCGGTCACGGTGGCCGGGTCGTCGGGCTCGAAGAGCGAGGCGTTGTTGACGAGCGCGGTGACCGGGCCGAGCGCGGCGGCGGCGTCGGCGATCAGGCGTTCGGGCACAGCGGGATCGGCGAGGTCGCCGGAGACCATGGTGGCGCGGCCGCCTTCGGCGACGATATCGCCGGCCAGCCCGCGGGCGTCTTCGGCGGAGTGGTGGTAGTGGATGGCGACGGCATAGCCGTTCTCCGCCAGGTCCAGGGCGATCGCCCGCCCGATGCGCTTGGCCGCGCCGGTGACCAGAACGGTTTTCCCTGTCATTGCCTGTCCTGCCTGAAAATGCCGCCCGCGCCGTCGTCGCTCGTTACGAGGCCGCGAGACCGGCGGATCGATGGGCGACCACCATGACCACATAGGCGACGTAGACGGCAAGGAAAGCCATCCCGGCGAGACGGCCGATGCGGAGGCGCCAATAGACGAACGGCAGGACCGCCAGCGAGGAGGCCAGCATCACCCACAGATCGACCTGCAGGATGACCGGCGCGACCGGCACCGCGGCCGCCAGCGCGGTCAGCCCCATGATCGACAGGAGGTTGAAGATGTTGGAGCCGATGACGTTGCCCACTGCGATCGCGCTCTCGCGCCTGAGCGCCGCCATCATGGTCGCGGCGAGTTCGGGCAGCGAGGTGCCGATGGCGACGACCGTCAGCCCGACGGCGGCATTCGACATGCCCCAGGCAAGCGCGATCTCGCGGGCGCCGGTGACGGCGAAATGGGATCCGAGCGGCAGGCCGATCAGGCCGGCGATCACCATGGCGGCGGAAACCAGCCGCTTGCCGGACGGGGCGGCGGCGACCGCGGCCGCGACCTCGGCAGTGGCCGCGCCGTCGCCGTCGCCGGTGGGGGCAGGGGCGCTTCGTGCGCCGTTGGCGGCGCGGCGCGCCCGCACGCCTGAGTCCCAGAGGAACGCGATCAGCAGCGTGAGCAGGATCGCGCCCTGCCACAGATGCAGCGGCGTGGTGAAGGCGAGCGCGATGAACACGACGGTCGCGAACAGCATGAAGACGGTGTTGCGCAGGAGGCCGGGCTGGTCGCAGTGCGTGGCGTAGACGATGGAGGGCAGACCGAGCACCAGCAGGATGTTGGCGATGTTGGAGCCGACCACGTTGCCGAGCGCGATGCCCGGCGCGTTCGACAGGGCCGCGTCGAGGGAGATCACCAGTTCCGGTGCCGAGGTGCCGAAGGCGACGATGGTGAGGCCGATGATCAGCGGCGGAATGCCGAGCCCGACGGCGATCGCGACGGCGCCGCGCACCAGCAGGTCGCCGGCGAAGAGCAGGACCACCAGACCGAGGACAAGGAGGAGGTAGGCGGTC encodes:
- a CDS encoding calcium/sodium antiporter, yielding MTAYLLLVLGLVVLLFAGDLLVRGAVAIAVGLGIPPLIIGLTIVAFGTSAPELVISLDAALSNAPGIALGNVVGSNIANILLVLGLPSIVYATHCDQPGLLRNTVFMLFATVVFIALAFTTPLHLWQGAILLTLLIAFLWDSGVRARRAANGARSAPAPTGDGDGAATAEVAAAVAAAPSGKRLVSAAMVIAGLIGLPLGSHFAVTGAREIALAWGMSNAAVGLTVVAIGTSLPELAATMMAALRRESAIAVGNVIGSNIFNLLSIMGLTALAAAVPVAPVILQVDLWVMLASSLAVLPFVYWRLRIGRLAGMAFLAVYVAYVVMVVAHRSAGLAAS
- the uvrC gene encoding excinuclease ABC subunit UvrC — translated: MSADTNQPDTTETTDTTETPARTGPSVIAAMVRRLPNGPGVYRMLDRKGDVLYVGKARSLKKRVGNYARIGGQTQRIARMIAETAAMEFVSTQTETEALLLEANLIKRLRPRYNVLLRDDKSFPYILITRDHPAPQIVKHRGARNRKGDYFGPFASAGAVGRTINALQRAFLLRSCSDSVYESRTRPCLLYQIKRCAAPCTAEISLEDYAVLVKEAEAFLSGKSRAVREDLAHQMEAAAERLEFETAAVYRDRLAALSHVQAHQGINPQTVDEADVFAVHQDGGQTCIQVFFFRTGQNWGNRAYFPRADKSLDAAEVLGAFIAQFYDDKPVPRLILLSDEIEEMALLCEALSLNAGHKVEVAVPKRGEKRELVEHALSNAKEALGRRLAESASQARLLAGVAEAFGLDDAPRRVEVYDNSHIMGTNAVGGMVVAGPEGFEKGQYRKFNIKGADLTPGDDYAMMREVLTRRFKRLLKETGRAPGGGDAPDQAAPPHPEDGADAPVSTDDPGILDVVEDDDSPWPDLVLIDGGQGQLSAARAVMAELGLEDVPLVAIAKGLDRDAGREEFHIPGRQPFRLAPRDPVLYFVQRLRDEAHRFAIGSHRARRKKALAANPLDEIPGIGPTRKRALLRHFGSAKAVSRAGLADLEAAPGISAQMARQVYDFFHEGE
- a CDS encoding SDR family oxidoreductase gives rise to the protein MTGKTVLVTGAAKRIGRAIALDLAENGYAVAIHYHHSAEDARGLAGDIVAEGGRATMVSGDLADPAVPERLIADAAAALGPVTALVNNASLFEPDDPATVTAEHWDLQLDVNLRAPVLLARHFAAALPSGKTGAIVNLIDQRVLKPTPMFFSYAVSKEALWSATRMLAQGLAPTIRVNAVAPGPTLPNVRQSMDDFHRQQDAVLLHRGPTVMEIAEATRFLLESPSVTGQMLVVDGGQHLAWETPDVVGIKE